From Thalassophryne amazonica chromosome 5, fThaAma1.1, whole genome shotgun sequence:
CTTGTGTATCATAAAATATACTGTAATTTTTGCTTGTAGAAATTTACAGTTTAATTATTATTCATCTTTATTTGCAGGCAGACACTGCAAAGCCTTTTCCACCTATACAACCAGAATGAACCAGAACAGTTTCTAACCCAGAGCTGCTCCGCTgaaacagtaaaaacaaaacaaaaaaaaaccccacacaaattCTTTTATGACTCCAAATACAATGCAATATAGATTAtccagtgcagcatccatttggaGTGTGCATGTaactgtacagtgcatctggaaaatattcacagcacttcactttttccgcattttgttatgatacagacattccaaaatggatgaaattttttttccctgaaaaattctgcacacaatatcccataataacaatgtgaaaaatgtttgagatttttgcaaatttattaaaacaaaacaaccaaaacaaaaactaagaaatcacatacataagtactcacagcctttaccatgaagctcaaaattgagctcaggtgcatcctgtttctactgatcatccttgagatgtttccacagcttcattggagcccacctggggtaaattcagttgattgggcatgatttggaaagacacctgtctacatataaggttccacagttgacagtgcatgtcagagcacaaaccaaatatgaagtcaaaggaattgtctgtagacctccaagccaAGATTGTCTTGAGTCACAAATGTGGAgaaagatacagaaacatttctgctgctttgaaggtcccaatgagcacagtgaccttcatcgtctgtaaatggaagaagttcggatccaccaggactcttcctagagctgaccacccatctaaactgagcgatcggggagaagggccttagtaagggaggtgacaaagaactcgatggtcacttcagcattcctctgtgaagagagaggaaccttccagaaggacaaccatctctgcagcagcccatcaatcaggcctgtatggtagagtggccagacggaagccactccttagtaaaaggcacatggcagcccaactggagtttgccaaaaggaacctgaaggactctcacactatgagaaacaaaattctctggtctgatgagacaaagattgaactctttggtgtgaatgccaggaatcatgtttggaggaaaccaggcaccatccctacagtgaagcatggtggtggcagcattatactgtggggatgtttttccagcagcaggaactgggagtcaggactgaaggaaaaaattaatgcagcaatgtacagagacattctggatgaaaatctgctccagagcactcttgacctcagactggggcgacggttcatctttcagcaggacactgaccctaagcacacacccaagatatcaaaggagtggcttcaggacaacgctgtaaatgtccttgagtggcccagccagaacccagacctgaatccaatttaacatctctggagagatctgaaaatggctgtgcaccgacgctctccatccaacctgatagagcttgatagatgctgcaaagaggaatgggcaaaactacccaaaggtaggtgcaccaagcttgtggcatcatattcaagaagacttgaggctgtaattgctgccaaaggtgtatcagcagagtattgagtaaaggctgtgaataattatgtatattatgaattttaaaattaattaaaaataaaaaaatataaaaaaaacatcatgtcattatggggtgttgtgagtagaattttgaggggaaaattaatttactccattaaggctgtaacataacaaaatgtcaaaagttaAACGCTGTGACTatcttccagatgcactgtatacaacACGGTCCATGATGTTTACAATTGCTCATGCCATACATTGCAATACTGTTTTacggtttttattttttactgaatGATAATTGCAGTCATGATGCTGCACTATTTTCACTTTATGCACCTTCCTCTGCTGCATCAATTTATTTGTTATATTTTCTTTCTATATAGGTTTTATACATTTTTACCTTCTCTTTATTGTGATTTCACAGGCAATGTAACAGAGCTGCCAACCTCATCCTGTTGCACTCTACATTCATGCGTATATCAATGACAGAcattctactctattctattctTTATGCCTTAGTAGCAACCAAAACCCTAAGATTAACCATAAGGCTTCATAAACTGCATGTAAAAACAAGGACTACTTTACATATTCCACCGTGCCAACATTCTTAGTTACACtaatatataaaagaataactgcaaaatattgttaaaaaaaatgccaaCATAGTCCAAAATAGGAGCTCACTTGTATCTATCAGAatccaaaatttcagagctgaatatggaGCAATTTTTATGGAGTTACTGATGAACATTTTGCGAACCCACTCACTCACTTCATTCAATCTATGCTTGCCCTGCTCATCCTGACATACCATCTCTCTtcctcacatacagtagtgttcagaataatagtagtgctatgtgactaaaaagattaatccaggttttgagtatatttcttattgttacatgggaaacaaggtaccagtagattcagtagattctcacaaatgcaacaagaccaagcattcatgaaatgcacactcttaaggctatgaaattgggctattagtaaaaaaaaaagtagaaaagggggtgttcacaataatagcagtgtggcattcagtcagtgagttcgtcaattttgtggaacaaacaggtgtgaatcaggtgtcccctatttaaggatgaagccagcacctgttgagcatgcttttctctttgaaagcctgaggaaaatgggacgttcaagacactgttcagaagaacaacgcagtttgattaaaaagttgattggagaggggaaaacttatacacaggtgcaaaaaaattataggctgttcatctacaatgttctccaatgctttaaaatggacaaaaaaaaaacccagagacacgtggaagaaaacagaaaacaaccatcaaaatggatagaagaataaccagaatggcaaaggctcacccactgatcagcttgaggatgatcaaagacagtctggagttacctgtaagtgctgtgacagttagaagacacctgtgtgaagctaatttatttgcaacaatcccccgcaaagtccctctgttaaataaaagacgtgcagaagagattacaatttgccaaagaacacatcaactggcctaaaaagaaatggaggaatattttgtggactgatgagagtaaaattgttctttttgggtccaagggccgcagacagtttgtgagacgacccccaaattctgaattcaagctacagttgacagtgaagcatggtggtgcaagcatcatgatatgggcatgtttctcctactatggtgttgggcctatatatcacataccaggtatcatggatcagtttggacatgtcaaaatacttgaagaggtcatgttgccttatgctgaagaggacatgcccttgaaatgggtgtttcaacaatacaatgaccccaagcacactagtaaacaagcaagatACTGGTTCCAAacgaaaaaaaattaatgcctcacagatgtgaagaaatcatgaaaaactgtggttatacaactaaatactagtttagtgattcacaggattgctaaaaaagcagtttgaacataatagttttgagtttgtagcatcaacagcagatgctactattattgtgaacacccccttttctacttttttttttttttttttactaatagcccaatttcatagccttaagagtgtgcatatcatgaatgcttggtcttattggacttgtgagaatctactgaatctactggtaccttctttcccatgtaacaataagaaatatactcaaaacctggattaatctttttagtcacatagcactactattattctgaacactaatgtactTCCAAACATTTCGACATATCACTCTATCACATTCTCTTTTGATGGCCGTAACCACACTACTCCTGCACTCATTATGCATGACAACCTACGACGTCATGAAAAATCAACACGTGCAATAGTACAATAGatcaccccccccaccaccacaaaaaaaaacccctcctcCAAACTTTTTCACTTGTTGCAGCATTTTGGTTCACGGTCATTTACGGAGAACACTGCAGAAATTGCAAGTGACTCTGGTAATATAAAACTTTGTTTACAAGCAGATGTAAACAgtcaataaagaataaaacaccagaaTCTGTCTGAAATTAGAGACTCTGCTGGAGGAAACCTTGGTTGAGCAGTTCCAAGTCTTTGTGCCTTTCATTCATGCTTCAGCCTCCTGGCAGTGCTCAGCAGACATAGAGGTATGATGAAAGCGGCTGCTGTAACGGTGAAGCATGTCTCTGCTCCAGCTATCCAGTAAACTGTGAATCACATGGAGCACAAAGGCATAGCAGACACTACTTTATTCCACATGACATCATTCTGAAACAAAGGTCTCTATGCCCACATTCCATTCCTTAAAGCTACAGTCCATTATTGGTGCAAGGTCAAACTAAATCTTGTACTACTAAATGACAAGAACTATTATAGTAGAAAGATGAACATTGCCTTGTGGCTGGAAGTTGGGATTTTGGAGTAAAAGCTTGAGTTTGAATAATTCTGATGTGTACTCTGTATCAGTGTGGTTGTCATTGCTATGGTACCCTGCATGATGAGCAAAGCTTCCTTACCGGAGGATGACACAACTGGACCCAGGGCACGAGCTAAGGCTCCCAAACTACGCAAAATCCCCATCACTGTGCCTTTCTGACTGGCTGAGCCTGGTGGAATAGCCACAGGTTAAAGAATTAAAAAATCTGTTACAGTAGGTGTGCTTTATAATAATAACTATGATGGTTTACCAATTAACATGAATAAGGATGAATAAGATGCTCACCATAGTCAGAAACAAGCGTAGACAGACATGGAACTACGATCGCAGCCGCTGTAACAAGGAAGAAATATCAATCAAAATAAAAAAGGGAAGtctttttaaacaaaaaatagaaaaacacaTATGTTTCATATTTTAAGTACATCTTCataacaaaaaatatttttattgcaTGTCAACTGAAATTACATGCTTTATTTTGTATTTCTaacaaaaagatgatgctttCGCCTTTGTCTATGAGCTTGTTTGGTAAGACTGGGCTGGGCTGAAAAAAGTATGTAAATCCTGtatggaccctgagacccatcgcTGCCAGTGCTCATTACTGGAATCTGTACCATGAAGCAGATGaaggtctacaactccccctggccGGGACAACAGCCCAATACAGGTTATAAGACTAAATGAAGGTCTATaagactaaatcaaatcaaattaattttatttatatagcgccaaatcacaacaacagttgccccaagactaGATATTGGTAGCCAGGTCTCCATAAGCCCAACTCCTTAtttcactttttttattttttggtgaagGGGTGAAGGTATAATGATTTAACCCacctccccccaacacacacggACCAACAAAGTGACTTATTGGCATTATTATAGTATCGGTTTTCAAAAAATCTCTGACAATATAGGATTACATTTTTAAATGTCCATGTTTTCCTTGTGAAGAGGtatatttttacccaaggccatcaaatacggCCATCGGATATTGCGAAGACTTTTCGGCCGCCCGTCTGTCTTTGTGCAGCATAAGTCCAGCCCTattactgagtcttcaaattcacagggaacattcttgggacacagatcttggacaacttcaaagatggctaattttGACctatttaagaggttaaaaagtcacattttgtttaattgtgttctgtttttattgttgttgatttgGAGGGgcagaggtgacagccaatcagagtagagcagcactgtgacatcagtggctggtctagctagctgcaaactctgttttatttgtgtgtaaatataacctctatgtcatatattatgtaaaagctagtgagaaatgaacacttcgaaaactaaaaacactgttttttggaACCTGGTAACAACTCAGAAGTgaattacaagacatttcatggatgttagcatggtgttgTCACAGGCTGGTCCAGGTAGCTGCAAATTCCGCTTTGttcatgtgtaaatataacctctttgatacatattatgtaaaagatagtgagaaatGAACACTTCAAAACTAAAAAcacttgtaacctgataacacctctgacgtgatttacaagacatttcacggacgtAAGCGTGGTGATGttacaggctggtctagctagctgcaaatggtttcatttgtgtgtaaatataacctctgtcatatattatgcaaaagctagtgacaaataaacacttctaaaactgaaaacgcttatTTTTGGaacatgataacacctctggagtgatttacaaaacatttcgcagacatcagcatgcacgctaacttttctctaactcaaagctaaattccgctcttgtcaaaagctcatgtatgcgcacacgcatGTCCTTCTTCAGACGCCATTAAAATGTAAGTATTGTTTAGGATTAATTGATAGGGGTTTATTTACCATGTACAAATGGTACGTattacaataggatcttaattattaatgtaaataacaacaatttttttttttttttttttttttttttttacacacacacacacacacacacacacacacacacacacacacacacacacacacacacacacacatctattttcttccgctatatccgaagtcgggtcgcgggggcagcagctcaagcaaagccgcccagacctcccgatccacacacacctcccccagctcctccgggggaaccacaaggccttcccaagccagcctcctcccaatgggatgtgcccggaacacctctccagtgaggcgtccagggggcatccggaaaagatgcccgagccacctcaactgactcctttcgatgtggaggagcagcggctcgactccgagctcctcaccctatctctaagggagcgcccagccaccctgcggaggaaactcatctcggccacttgtacccgcgatctcgttctttcggtcatgagccaaatctcatgaccataggtgaggatcggaacgtagatcgattggtaaatcaagagctttgcccccctactcagctctcttttcaccacgacggtccgatacagcgaccgcatcactgcagacactgcaccgatccgtctatcgatctcacgctccatccgtccctcactcgtgaacaagacttcgagatacttaaactcctccacttgaggcaaggacactccaccgacctgaagagggcaaagcacctttttccggtcgagaaccatggcctcggatttggaggtgctgatcttcatcccggacgcctcacactcggctgcaaaccgccccagtgcacgctgaaggtcctgatttgacgaagccaacagaaccacatcgtccgcaaacagcagagatgagattctgtggttcccaaaccagaccccctctacaccctggctgcgcctagaaattctgtccataaaaataatgaacagaaccggtgacaaagccctggcggaggccaacgtgcactggaaacaggtttaacttactaccggcaatgcgaatcaagctcctgctgcggtcgtacagggaccggatagcccttagcaaagaacctcggaccccgtactcccggagcactccccacagggtgtcccgagggacacggtcgaacgccttctccagatccacaaaacacatgtggactggttgggcgaactcccatgaaccctcgagcacccgatggagcgtgtagagctggtccagtgtggtgcgaccaggacgaaagccacactgctcctcctgaatccgaggttcgaccatcggtcgaattctcctctccagtactctggaatagaccttactggggaggctgaggagtgtgatccccctgtagttggaacacaccctccggtcccccttcttgaacagagggaccaccaccccggtctgccaatccagaggcactgtccccgattgccacgcgatgttgcagaggcgtgtcagccaacacagtcccacaacatccagagacttaaggtactcaggacagatttcatccaccccaggagccttcaatcaatcaatcaatttttttatatagcgccaaatcacaacaaacagttgccccaaggcgctttatattgtaagacaaggccatacaataattatgtaaaaccccaacggtcaaaacgaccccctgtgagcaagcacttggctacagtgggaaggaaaaactcccttttaacagtaagaaacctccagcagaaccaggctcagggaggggcagtcttctgctgggactggttggggctgagggagagaaccaggaaaaagacatgctgcggaggggagcagagatcgatcactaatgattaaatgcagagtggtgcatacagagcaaaaagagaaagaaacagtgcatcatgggaaccccccagcaatctacgtctatagcagcataactaagggatggttcagggtcacctgatccagccctaactataagctttagcaaaaaggaaagttttaagcctaatcttaaaagtagagagggtgtctgtctccctgatctgaattgggagctggttccacaggagaggagcctgaaagctgaaggctctgcctcccattctactcttacaaaccctaggaactacaagtaagcctgcagtctgagagcgaagcgctctattggggtgatatggtactacgaggtccctaagataagatgggacctgattattcaaaaccttataagtaagaagaagaattttaaattctattctagaattaacaggaagccaatgaagagaggccaatatgggtgagatatgctctctccttctagtccccgtcagtactctagctgcagcattttgaattaactgaaggctttttagggaacttttaggacaacctgataataatgaattacaatagtccagcctagaggaaataaatgcatgaattagtttttcagcatcactctgagacaagacctttctgattttagagatattgcgtaaatgcaaaaagcagtcctacatatttgtttaatatgcgctttgaatgacatatcctgatcaaaaatgactccaagatttctcacagtattactagaggtcagggtaatgccatccacagtaaggatctggttagacaccatgtttctaagatttgtggggccaagtacaatacagccttgccaccgaggagctttctaaccacctcggtgacttctgcctgggtaatggatgagtccgcctctgcgtccccagtctctgcttcctcttcagaagacgtgacgatgggattgaggagatcctcgaagtactccttccaccgcccaacaacatccccagtcagggtcaacagctccccacccgcaccgtaaacagtgccggtggagagctgcttccgcctcctgaggcgtcggacggtttgccagaatctcttcgaggccgaccgacagtcctcctccatagcctccccgaactcctcccagacccgagtttttgcctctgcgaccgcacgggctgcggcacgcttggcctgccggtacctgtcagctgcctctggggtcccacttaccaacaaagataagtaggactccttcttcagcttgacggcatcccttacttccggtgtccaccaccgggttcggggattgccgccgcgacaggcaccagagaccttgcgaccacagctacgagcggccgcatcaacaatggaggtggagaacatggtccactcggactccatgtctccaacctcccccgggatctgggagaagctctcccggaggtgggagttgaagacctccctgacagagggttccgccagttgttcccagcagaccctcacaatatgtttgggcctgccaggtctgaccggcttcttcccctcccagcggatccaactcaccaccaggcggtgatcggtcaacagctctgcccctctctttactcgagtgtccgagacatgtggccgaaggtcagatgatatgactacaaagtcgatcatcgacctccagctcagggtgtcctggtgccacgtgcacttatggacacccttgtgctcgaacatggtgttcgtgatggacaaactgtgactagcacagaagtccaacaactgaacaccactcgggttcagatcgtgtaggccgtgcttcccaatcaccctcctccaggtctcactgtcaccgcccacgtggccgttgaaatcccccaggagaacaatggagtccccagtcggagcgctatctagtacccctcccagggactccaggaaggtcgggtactctgcactgccgctcggcccgtaggccgagacaacggtgagagacctgtccccgacccgaaggcgtagggacgcgaccctctcgttcaccgagtgaactccaacacatggcgactgagctggggaggaataagcaatgcaaccccagctctccgcctctccccgtgggcaacgccagaaaaatgaagcgttccAGCCcccctccaggagttgggtaccagagcccatgctgtgcgtggaggtgagcccgactatctctagtcggtatctctcaacctcccgcacaagctcaggctccttgccccccagcgaggtgacattccacgtcccaacagccaggggctgtgagcatggaccggaccaccgggccgctgggccacccgccttcgaccgccacccaatcctctctgcacccgacccccatggccccctctgcaggtggtgaacccacaggtgggcgggcccacgttgctccttcgggctgaacCCGGCCGggtcccatgggctaaggcccgaccaccaggcgctcgcgcgcgagccccaaccccaagcctggctccagggtgggaccccggctccgccataccgggcgacgtctaggtccttgatctttcactggtcatggaggttctgagctatatatagctatatatatatatatatatatatatatatatgtgtgtgtgtgtgtgtgcgcacacatttTGCACTGGgatataccaattaaacaactgcaaattataaggaagacaatgctcatacggctgaggggaTTTTaccattgcattatatttcattCTTCCTAAGTCTTTACTACTCAAAGTGACTGCAAACGTTAACTCACCAAAGGAATATAATGCCAAGCCAATGTAAAGCATTTTTACATCCAATGACAGACCAATGAGAATAAATGCTGGGATCAGTGTGATGATTGCCTGAAAACAACCAACAATTTTTAATAAGAAAaattttataataaaaaaaaaaaaaaaactttattcagTGGTTTAACATGTACATCAATGCCATAAGAAATATTTTGTTATATATGCCTACCAAATGAACAGCCTTAATATGTTGTCCAGGTTTGATTCTGCGAGTATATCCCCCCTGGATCAAAGCCATAATGACACCAATAAAGAAGAACATCTTTCCCTGCTCCATACTGTTGAGAGAACAACAGCTGTAAGAGTCATAATGTTGCTGTTAAGATGCATTTTATAGCAGCAAATGATGTAATCTTGGTGCTCAAACCTTGTGAAATGAAAGCGCTGGTGAGTCAGAAAACTAAGAGTGAACTCCAGACCAGAGAAGAGGAAGAGGTATGAGAAATAAACCAGGCCCAACATTTGAAGCTtctgcattcctgtgaagacagcCCAACGTCCAGCTAAGATGTTGAAACGAGTTTAATAACCAAGAGAACATCAGAGAGTATCTGACTTACGCTCTTTTGATGGTGGAACTTCTCCTGTGGCTACAGCTGAAAAACGGAATAAAGCCAATGGATTCAAGAGGTTCCAGGTGTCCCTAAATCCTGAGGATGAAGCCTATATGGAATGGAAAAAAATTTGTGTTATCATTTAGATGGAGTATTGACATTTCTAGtaaaaggggaaaaaacacaACATTCTAGGAACTATAGAAAATGAACTTGGTTTCTAAACCATAAAGAATGACATTTTTATATTGAAtatcaaaataaaaacatatgaGTTGGCATTTAAGAAATTTGCTTGATGACAAATAATAATCGTATGAGAGGAATAGATATCACTGGTCCGATGACCCGATTGTGTTTGTCTGGGCCAATTTGGGCTACGTAACATCAGATTTCAGCAGAGAAATCAAGTGCTTGCTAAGTTTCACAGAACAGGCACAGTCTCCAATGGTGAAAGATTTTCTCAGGACCCAACAGTCCAAGTAagtttatttaccatttatttttccAAAAATGTAATCAAGGCCATCTAACAAcaggaggccaccatgttgattCATGGGCAGCTTGTGCTAATGTTAGGTAAGGTAAGTGTTAGCATTAGTTAGGTAACATTAGTTAAACTGTAACTTAAGGCAAAACACAGAAACTAACTAATGTTAACATTCATCTGGAGACACTTGACACAATCTAATCCAGAACCTCTAAGGAGGACCATGGTCTGGACAACTTTAGGGATGTCTGAAAATGCATTACACATTTTACATGCATAAGAAGGACATACAAATGTTTTGACCCCTACCTCCCAGTGTtattttgaccttttttttttttttttttttacagccccCTCAATACCCCATAATTTGAACCTTGGCAATGCATTTAATGATTTAAAGATGAGTTCCTGGCCATGTGGGTTAGTGAACACAAACCCTTAATATCTTACATTTTTAGTAAGTGGAGAACACTGGGACCATTTACATATCCATACAACCACTACGCAACTACTTCATTCTTTATTCATTTTAAGGGGAAAGCACAAAACATTGTACAAAAGCAAATGTgacaaacagattgtcacttaatcttaataaaataaatttcatattgtttaatgacagagtaaaacagaatgatgtgtcattaaaaatagatggaatggacattcaaagggtaaaagaaacaaaattttttaggagttatgattgatgaagattttacatggaagtcacacataaattacataaaaggaaaatagCGAAAgctattgctgttttgcataaagttaaatattcattaaatagttatggattactaactgtacaattcattgattgttccatatttgacttattgtgtagaagtctggggatcaacatgtacaacttacacgcaacctttatttattttgcagaaaagagctttaaaagtgattagcaatagtcgttttagagaccCATCTAGTCCATAGTT
This genomic window contains:
- the mfsd10 gene encoding major facilitator superfamily domain-containing protein 10 isoform X2; this translates as MEKKYNSVLFGGLIGSLFSLLQFLSSPITGALSDFHGRKPLLLLTTLGLMCSYAVWVVSRSFSMFLLFRVIGGICKGNVSLCTAIVADLPCPKARNRGMAMIGVAFSLGFTVGPLMGAYFALSARTGNVFYHSPALLALTFSTADLIFIWLMLPETLKNNKASSSGFRDTWNLLNPLALFRFSAVATGEVPPSKERMQKLQMLGLVYFSYLFLFSGLEFTLSFLTHQRFHFTSMEQGKMFFFIGVIMALIQGGYTRRIKPGQHIKAVHLAIITLIPAFILIGLSLDVKMLYIGLALYSFAAAIVVPCLSTLVSDYGSASQKGTVMGILRSLGALARALGPVVSSSVYWIAGAETCFTVTAAAFIIPLCLLSTARRLKHE